A region of Armatimonadota bacterium DNA encodes the following proteins:
- a CDS encoding V-type proton ATPase subunit E, producing the protein MSSELISLLEREAQAERERLLEEARQRARDLLQQAEAEAANLLEAHRRRVDAELEAARTRARGVAQLQATSLVLAAKDEQIEEVFRRARQELERLSQDPARYEPVLRGLLQEAVAGFRDRVVVECAERDLPLVQAAVQTLGLEAEVRPSPELWGGVRVRSTDGRFVVENTLLSRLERARQLLLSEVADILWGG; encoded by the coding sequence ATGAGCTCGGAGCTCATCAGCCTGCTCGAGCGGGAGGCCCAGGCGGAACGGGAACGCCTGCTGGAGGAGGCGCGCCAGCGAGCGCGGGATCTCCTCCAGCAGGCGGAGGCAGAAGCTGCGAACCTCCTGGAGGCCCATCGCCGACGGGTGGACGCGGAGCTGGAGGCAGCCCGCACCCGGGCGCGGGGCGTGGCACAGTTGCAGGCCACGTCCCTGGTGCTCGCGGCAAAGGACGAGCAGATCGAGGAGGTCTTCCGGCGGGCCCGGCAGGAGTTGGAGCGTCTGAGCCAGGATCCCGCTCGCTACGAGCCGGTCCTCCGGGGGCTCCTCCAGGAGGCGGTGGCAGGGTTCCGGGACCGGGTGGTGGTGGAGTGCGCGGAGCGGGACCTCCCCCTCGTCCAGGCCGCGGTACAGACCCTGGGCCTGGAGGCGGAAGTGCGGCCGAGTCCGGAGCTATGGGGAGGTGTGCGGGTCCGCAGCACGGACGGCCGCTTCGTGGTGGAGAACACCCTTCTTTCGCGCCTGGAGCGGGCACGCCAGCTGCTGCTCTCGGAGGTGGCGGACATCCTCTGGGGAGGGTAG
- a CDS encoding F0F1 ATP synthase subunit C: MRMRAVLWLLLGLALIGAVAMPALAAEAPEARPAGDGARAGLLGIAAALAVAFGALGTAWAQSRIGAAAAGAMAERPEIGGLMLVFLALPETMIILGFLVAFFLIGRI, translated from the coding sequence ATGCGCATGCGCGCTGTACTCTGGCTTCTCCTCGGTCTCGCCCTGATCGGGGCGGTGGCCATGCCCGCCCTCGCCGCGGAGGCACCGGAGGCCCGACCTGCTGGAGACGGGGCCCGTGCAGGGCTGCTGGGGATTGCGGCCGCCCTCGCGGTGGCCTTCGGGGCGCTGGGCACCGCGTGGGCGCAATCCCGCATCGGTGCCGCCGCGGCCGGAGCGATGGCGGAGCGTCCGGAGATCGGAGGCCTCATGCTGGTGTTCCTAGCCCTGCCGGAGACCATGATCATCCTCGGGTTCCTGGTGGCCTTCTTCCTCATCGGGCGCATCTAA